Proteins encoded by one window of Candidatus Saccharibacteria bacterium:
- the dapF gene encoding diaminopimelate epimerase, translating into MKKFTKMQGLGNDFIVFKGPIKLNGQVIKKLCDRKDGIGADGVIEVLPIKDNQVGMNYWNADGSLAERCGNGLRCTARFAVDNKLVNSGTFTIQSGKESLKVNWDGTNPNRVEVQVGIAELADKPLELFGTKFYIANIGNPHAITFVENIETAPVKSLGSKVETDNHFSSRTNVDFVQVITPSKLRVRVWERGDGETLACGTGMAVCSIAAVRLKGAKFPINVEVKGGTAKVWQDDEGYLRMTGPAQIVSTDETE; encoded by the coding sequence ATGAAAAAGTTTACAAAAATGCAAGGTCTTGGAAATGACTTTATTGTCTTCAAGGGCCCTATAAAACTTAATGGCCAAGTGATTAAGAAGCTTTGTGATAGAAAGGATGGTATTGGGGCAGACGGCGTGATAGAGGTGCTTCCTATAAAAGATAATCAGGTCGGCATGAATTACTGGAATGCGGATGGTTCTCTTGCCGAAAGATGTGGTAACGGTTTAAGGTGTACGGCTAGATTTGCTGTTGATAATAAGTTAGTAAACTCTGGCACATTTACTATTCAGTCGGGCAAAGAAAGTCTAAAAGTAAACTGGGATGGCACTAACCCAAACCGGGTTGAGGTACAAGTGGGTATCGCAGAGCTAGCCGACAAGCCATTAGAGCTTTTTGGTACTAAGTTCTACATTGCAAATATTGGCAACCCACATGCTATTACATTTGTTGAAAATATAGAAACTGCTCCAGTAAAGAGTTTGGGGTCAAAAGTTGAAACAGACAATCATTTCTCAAGTAGGACAAATGTCGATTTTGTACAGGTAATAACACCAAGCAAACTTCGTGTGCGTGTTTGGGAACGAGGTGATGGCGAAACATTAGCTTGCGGTACAGGGATGGCAGTATGCTCTATTGCAGCAGTAAGGTTAAAGGGTGCTAAATTCCCTATCAACGTTGAAGTAAAGGGCGGAACAGCAAAAGTGTGGCAGGACGACGAGGGTTATCTTCGAATGACAGGACCAGCACAAATAGTATCTACAGATGAAACTGAATAA
- a CDS encoding YdeI/OmpD-associated family protein has translation MTKQEISGGTVHKMVPDLKKALTANPSALAKWQGLTPLARNEWICWAISVKQQKTRDEHVRRVVEELLQGKRRPCCWIGCIHRSDKPVSKSVQGILNKRSKTNYLQG, from the coding sequence ATGACAAAACAAGAGATATCTGGCGGCACCGTGCATAAAATGGTGCCCGACCTAAAAAAGGCTCTTACTGCTAACCCAAGCGCACTTGCAAAGTGGCAAGGCCTTACCCCGCTGGCACGCAATGAGTGGATTTGTTGGGCAATTAGTGTTAAGCAACAAAAAACTAGAGATGAACACGTGAGGCGTGTGGTTGAGGAGCTTTTGCAAGGCAAGCGCCGGCCGTGCTGCTGGATTGGCTGTATTCACCGCTCCGATAAGCCAGTAAGCAAATCGGTGCAGGGTATACTCAATAAACGATCTAAAACTAACTATCTACAAGGATAA
- a CDS encoding VOC family protein — MTKITPFLWFNNNAEEAIKFYASVFKNSKIVSIDRYPNEEDLEGPMKGFGGKVLNGEFELDGQKFMAIDGGPVWEFSGATSFVVNCKDQQEVDYYWGKLSAVPEAERCGWCKDKFGVTWQIIPKQLGELMSDSDSEKVKRVTRAMLQMKKIVVADLESAYKEK, encoded by the coding sequence ATGACAAAAATTACTCCGTTTTTATGGTTTAACAATAATGCCGAAGAGGCAATAAAGTTTTACGCTTCTGTATTTAAGAATTCAAAAATTGTTAGTATTGATCGCTATCCAAATGAAGAGGACCTAGAAGGACCCATGAAAGGCTTTGGCGGCAAAGTACTCAATGGCGAGTTCGAGCTGGACGGCCAAAAGTTTATGGCTATAGATGGTGGTCCGGTTTGGGAATTTTCGGGTGCTACATCGTTTGTTGTAAACTGCAAGGATCAACAGGAGGTTGATTATTATTGGGGCAAACTCTCGGCAGTACCAGAGGCCGAGCGGTGCGGTTGGTGCAAAGACAAGTTTGGTGTAACCTGGCAAATAATACCTAAGCAACTCGGCGAGCTTATGAGTGACTCAGATTCCGAAAAAGTTAAACGTGTAACCCGTGCCATGCTGCAAATGAAAAAGATTGTCGTGGCCGATCTAGAAAGCGCCTACAAGGAAAAGTAG
- a CDS encoding ATP-binding protein, giving the protein MDNNTQKNIADALWLESYDESKLSDDTAEACNSNKNSNHAIGERVRDYLDWLDRHPQSFNPSYHKRYSLLKETIKDLNTQQAYAACQKLLGNNAVQGYDQIPETADLKFPRDHEPKLRSQVGWHFFVGSAWDEDGQEYGIEIMFFRVAMLPPELAKKHGLTDIENQIVELQLGISRAGERHHQADPVVVAGTTGLISFKPEPFTYTFGKNKISAEHKSSFWPLNVTARGIDRGKSEPFPLAADLTFTSGKEYLLQGDNGAMPSIAGMGTLYYSIPNIVLKSGSTINYGGKTIKLKNGSFWFDHQWGFLGGNSTSPVLRAASNINKPAPAGWDWFMAQFEGNRQITMFASHGKKYMPFYFQTGAVPPGKMTVEVGGKYMDEHKKLYNTWGTLVVDRWIRSEGSPNPQIYPVTHTWHPNSWHFSFNETMPKDIREFHLEQIVPSSQTNFFANGSQYNEGAVYVKSPEGKDIGRGFAESVQYADPWPTVFHIMGFGNDAKLMAAIKNNGASLSRRLVSLAYMLTHQKQLKATLAKSKGMEFFGPTPKK; this is encoded by the coding sequence ATGGATAATAACACTCAGAAGAATATTGCCGATGCCTTGTGGCTAGAAAGCTATGATGAAAGTAAACTGTCAGACGATACTGCAGAAGCTTGCAACAGTAATAAGAATTCAAACCATGCGATCGGCGAGCGGGTTCGTGATTACTTAGACTGGCTCGACCGTCACCCACAAAGCTTTAACCCCAGCTACCACAAAAGATATTCATTACTAAAAGAAACTATTAAAGACTTAAATACTCAACAGGCCTACGCGGCCTGCCAAAAACTTTTGGGCAATAATGCCGTTCAGGGCTACGACCAAATTCCAGAGACTGCCGACTTAAAGTTTCCGCGCGACCACGAGCCCAAACTACGCAGCCAAGTTGGTTGGCACTTCTTTGTTGGTAGCGCCTGGGATGAAGACGGCCAAGAATATGGTATAGAAATTATGTTCTTTAGGGTTGCCATGCTGCCACCAGAGCTAGCTAAAAAACATGGCTTGACCGATATTGAAAACCAAATAGTTGAACTCCAACTTGGCATAAGCAGAGCTGGCGAGAGACATCATCAGGCCGATCCAGTAGTGGTGGCTGGCACTACTGGATTAATTAGCTTTAAGCCAGAGCCATTCACCTATACTTTCGGCAAGAATAAAATTTCAGCCGAGCATAAGAGCAGTTTTTGGCCGCTTAATGTTACAGCTCGCGGCATCGACCGTGGTAAAAGCGAACCTTTCCCACTTGCGGCCGATCTAACTTTTACGAGCGGTAAAGAGTATCTACTGCAAGGTGATAATGGTGCAATGCCCAGTATAGCTGGCATGGGAACGCTGTATTACTCTATCCCTAATATCGTTCTCAAATCTGGCAGCACCATAAATTACGGTGGTAAAACTATAAAGCTCAAAAATGGCAGCTTTTGGTTCGATCATCAGTGGGGTTTCTTGGGCGGCAACTCAACCTCGCCCGTATTGCGAGCAGCTAGCAATATTAACAAACCAGCACCAGCTGGCTGGGATTGGTTTATGGCTCAATTCGAGGGCAATCGTCAAATCACTATGTTTGCCTCGCACGGCAAAAAATACATGCCTTTTTATTTTCAAACCGGCGCTGTGCCACCGGGCAAAATGACCGTCGAGGTTGGCGGCAAATACATGGACGAACACAAAAAGCTCTACAATACCTGGGGAACGCTGGTAGTAGATAGGTGGATAAGGAGCGAGGGATCACCTAACCCTCAAATTTACCCAGTTACCCACACCTGGCACCCCAATAGTTGGCACTTTTCTTTTAACGAAACCATGCCCAAGGATATTCGCGAGTTCCACTTGGAGCAAATCGTGCCGTCTAGCCAAACTAACTTTTTTGCCAACGGCTCCCAATACAACGAAGGGGCCGTCTATGTAAAAAGCCCCGAAGGCAAAGATATTGGTCGTGGCTTTGCCGAATCGGTTCAATACGCCGACCCTTGGCCGACTGTTTTTCATATTATGGGTTTCGGAAATGATGCCAAACTAATGGCCGCTATCAAAAATAACGGTGCGTCACTGAGTCGACGCCTAGTTAGCTTAGCTTACATGCTTACACATCAAAAACAGCTCAAAGCAACCTTAGCTAAGAGCAAGGGCATGGAGTTTTTTGGCCCTACCCCCAAGAAGTAA
- a CDS encoding chloride channel protein: MNGSAGQANLENLKRFIAGRRFFLVLCLAILLGLGGGLVTLVFIFLLRSFEQLLWQTLPAQLRVSNIGLYTIVVCVTGGVFVGLCDKYFGNWPRSMEESFTAFKTDGKFDYKHLPQSVLASFASLGFGASLGPEAALVTVVGGISSWISQKIKLTALNARALAYMGSTSALGALFGSPPGVAALSYSEEFSDRKRHFIWITLPGILAGLAGWWLYRNFSSGGYFSYNFLAYKFQMYDLVYFALPAIAAAIFGLAFIGLEKALGKILRPFEKHQIVLAMAGGLGLGILALGSSLILFSGHEGIQDILSNNSSYTGVSLALLSFGKILAATLLLAAGWKGGKFFPVMFIGAAIGLATSHVFRSVTPMVGVSSGMSAALAVLLRRPFVTILIMIFLFPPNLYLFAALSSLVGFGICKAVSTRWKLFTTSPI, translated from the coding sequence ATGAACGGTAGCGCAGGACAAGCCAATCTTGAAAATTTAAAGCGGTTTATTGCTGGACGGCGATTTTTTCTAGTACTGTGCTTGGCAATACTCCTGGGTTTGGGTGGCGGACTTGTTACGCTTGTATTTATATTCTTACTCAGAAGCTTTGAACAGCTACTGTGGCAAACACTGCCAGCACAGCTACGTGTATCAAACATTGGCCTATACACGATTGTTGTTTGCGTTACCGGTGGAGTATTTGTTGGCCTTTGTGATAAGTACTTTGGCAATTGGCCTAGGTCGATGGAAGAATCTTTCACGGCTTTCAAGACCGATGGCAAGTTCGACTACAAGCACCTGCCACAATCTGTGTTAGCCAGTTTTGCCTCATTGGGTTTTGGTGCTAGTTTGGGGCCAGAGGCGGCATTGGTTACGGTTGTGGGTGGCATTAGTAGCTGGATTAGCCAAAAAATAAAACTCACCGCTTTAAATGCGAGAGCTCTAGCCTACATGGGATCAACAAGCGCGCTCGGTGCACTGTTTGGTTCGCCGCCCGGCGTGGCTGCACTGTCGTATAGCGAGGAGTTTAGTGATCGCAAGCGACACTTTATTTGGATCACCTTGCCGGGTATATTGGCCGGCCTGGCCGGTTGGTGGTTATATCGTAATTTCAGCAGTGGCGGCTACTTTAGCTACAACTTTTTGGCCTATAAATTTCAGATGTACGATCTAGTGTATTTTGCTTTGCCAGCCATCGCTGCAGCTATATTTGGGCTGGCTTTTATTGGTCTTGAGAAAGCCCTTGGTAAAATCCTAAGGCCTTTTGAGAAACACCAGATTGTGCTGGCTATGGCTGGTGGCTTAGGTTTGGGCATACTGGCCCTTGGGTCTTCATTAATTCTATTCTCTGGTCACGAAGGAATTCAAGATATATTGAGCAACAACTCAAGCTACACCGGCGTTAGCCTGGCACTACTTTCGTTTGGCAAGATCTTGGCGGCTACACTTTTGTTGGCTGCGGGCTGGAAGGGTGGTAAGTTTTTCCCGGTTATGTTTATTGGTGCCGCTATCGGGCTGGCCACCAGCCATGTCTTTAGATCGGTTACCCCTATGGTTGGTGTTAGCTCCGGCATGAGTGCAGCCTTGGCGGTACTCCTACGTCGGCCTTTTGTGACAATCCTAATAATGATATTCTTGTTCCCACCCAATCTATATTTATTTGCAGCCTTAAGCTCTTTGGTGGGATTTGGAATTTGTAAGGCTGTGTCTACAAGGTGGAAATTATTTACCACAAGTCCGATTTAA
- a CDS encoding ABC transporter ATP-binding protein, translating into MNVIETSKLTKYYGKDRGIIDLDLQVQEGEIFGFIGPNGAGKSTTIRTLLSIIHPTSGSATIFGEDVTKYGPDIRQEVGYLPSEVFYYDSMKAIDLLRYSASFYDRPKAQTDARIKKLAEILNLDLNKKIEDLSFGNKKKVGIIQGLLHEPRLIILDEPTSGLDPLIQQKFFNLVKEENQRGASVLFSSHILGEVQRLCSRVGIIKEGKLIKVEKLSDLQKNSTKRFRLSARDQLDKQLFSAIKGVSEVTQADKELNFLYRGNLQDVTKVIAKLDLTNLEVSEPDLEEIFLHYYK; encoded by the coding sequence ATGAATGTAATCGAGACTAGTAAGCTTACTAAATATTACGGCAAGGATAGGGGTATTATTGATTTGGATTTGCAGGTTCAAGAGGGCGAGATCTTTGGCTTTATTGGCCCCAACGGTGCTGGCAAGTCCACTACCATTCGCACACTACTTTCGATAATTCATCCGACATCTGGGTCAGCTACTATTTTTGGTGAAGATGTTACCAAGTATGGCCCAGACATACGGCAGGAGGTGGGCTATCTGCCATCGGAAGTCTTTTACTACGATAGTATGAAGGCCATAGACCTATTGCGCTATTCAGCTAGCTTTTATGATCGACCCAAAGCCCAAACCGATGCCCGGATCAAAAAACTAGCCGAGATTTTAAATCTTGATCTCAATAAAAAGATCGAGGACCTATCGTTTGGTAACAAAAAGAAGGTTGGAATTATCCAAGGGCTTTTACATGAACCAAGATTGATAATTCTAGACGAGCCTACCAGCGGCCTAGATCCACTGATTCAGCAGAAGTTTTTTAATCTTGTAAAAGAAGAGAACCAAAGAGGTGCGAGCGTTTTATTCTCCTCTCATATATTGGGCGAAGTCCAAAGACTCTGTAGCCGGGTTGGCATTATTAAGGAAGGCAAACTTATAAAAGTCGAAAAGTTATCGGATCTTCAAAAGAACAGTACCAAACGCTTCAGACTGTCAGCACGCGATCAGTTAGACAAACAGCTGTTTTCTGCTATTAAGGGGGTGAGCGAGGTAACCCAAGCCGACAAGGAACTCAACTTTTTATATCGCGGTAATCTTCAAGATGTTACCAAGGTAATTGCAAAACTCGACCTAACCAATCTCGAAGTAAGCGAGCCCGATCTAGAAGAAATATTTTTACATTACTATAAGTAA
- a CDS encoding ABC transporter permease subunit, with translation MNVFWQELKFYRRSVAIWIVALGSVATLFMSEYGPVSAQVDSFRQIVSHYPKALLAAINFRFEIFYSIYGFFGYILTFIWLAGSIQAMNLGVSIVSKEVTAKTADFLLSKPTSRAHLLSEKFAAAFCLIVITNVFFTATSLIAAKLLSSTGFSIKLFILLAMSLFFIQLFFLVLGFLFGAVLPKVKSVIAVSLPTVFVFFVISSFGGFLDKPQLYYLTPFKYFDPVYIFQHGNYEYKYLLWLAVFVAVWLIISYTIFTKKDIKQ, from the coding sequence GTGAATGTATTTTGGCAAGAGCTAAAGTTTTACCGCCGATCGGTTGCAATTTGGATTGTAGCGTTGGGTTCAGTGGCGACGCTTTTTATGTCCGAGTATGGGCCGGTCTCTGCGCAGGTAGATAGTTTTAGGCAGATTGTGTCGCATTATCCAAAAGCTTTATTGGCCGCTATTAACTTCCGGTTTGAGATTTTTTACTCAATTTACGGTTTTTTTGGCTACATATTAACTTTTATTTGGCTAGCGGGCTCTATTCAGGCCATGAACCTAGGCGTTTCAATCGTGTCAAAAGAGGTCACCGCAAAGACTGCCGACTTCTTGCTTTCCAAGCCAACAAGTCGGGCTCATTTGCTAAGCGAAAAGTTTGCAGCCGCCTTTTGTCTTATAGTTATTACAAATGTCTTTTTTACGGCAACTAGCTTGATTGCCGCAAAGCTTTTATCGTCAACCGGGTTTAGTATTAAGCTTTTTATTCTGCTAGCAATGAGTTTGTTTTTTATTCAGCTGTTTTTTCTGGTTCTAGGGTTCTTGTTTGGAGCTGTTTTGCCAAAAGTTAAGAGCGTGATAGCGGTGAGCTTACCAACCGTATTTGTATTCTTTGTGATTTCGTCGTTTGGTGGCTTTTTGGACAAACCCCAGTTGTATTACCTAACCCCATTTAAGTATTTTGACCCAGTGTATATATTTCAGCATGGCAACTATGAATACAAATATCTATTGTGGCTAGCGGTTTTTGTGGCTGTATGGTTAATTATTAGCTACACTATTTTTACCAAAAAGGATATAAAACAGTGA
- a CDS encoding ABC transporter permease subunit codes for MNIFWREMKSNYKALLGWIVGILFLQVSGYSKFEGFKSAEGTSSLNSVTNSFPRALQVLFGMNDLNIGTLIGYFGILYLYFALIGAIYSGLLGAGIVSKEERDKTSEFLYTRPITRYRALSAKIVAGLCNVLIIFLVIAVSSVVAVGMTNGGNYNLTSQIMNLMWGILLIQILFFSLGIFFAGICKKPKLPTVLVTIAIVASYLFSIVADLARDFSWLRYLTPLQWFSAQKIINTGWVGFTYIMVSVFISVVLIGLGYIFYSRRDLAT; via the coding sequence GTGAACATATTCTGGCGGGAGATGAAGTCAAACTACAAAGCCTTGTTGGGCTGGATAGTTGGTATATTGTTTCTGCAGGTTTCCGGCTACTCTAAATTCGAGGGCTTCAAATCGGCCGAAGGCACAAGTTCGCTCAACAGTGTTACCAACTCTTTCCCGAGAGCATTGCAGGTGCTATTTGGCATGAACGATCTAAACATTGGCACACTTATTGGCTACTTTGGCATTCTGTATTTATACTTCGCCCTGATAGGTGCGATATATTCTGGCTTGCTTGGTGCTGGCATAGTGTCAAAAGAGGAAAGAGACAAAACCTCGGAGTTTCTGTATACACGCCCGATCACGCGCTATAGGGCATTGTCGGCCAAGATTGTGGCCGGGCTGTGTAATGTTTTGATAATTTTCTTGGTAATTGCTGTATCTTCGGTTGTGGCTGTGGGCATGACCAATGGCGGCAATTATAACCTGACCAGTCAGATTATGAATCTTATGTGGGGCATTTTACTCATACAAATACTGTTTTTTTCGCTGGGCATTTTCTTTGCTGGAATATGCAAAAAGCCCAAACTACCAACTGTATTGGTTACGATTGCAATAGTTGCTTCATATTTATTTTCTATAGTTGCCGATCTAGCCCGCGACTTTAGTTGGCTTAGGTACTTAACACCGCTGCAGTGGTTTTCGGCTCAAAAGATTATTAATACTGGTTGGGTCGGCTTTACCTACATTATGGTTTCTGTATTTATTTCAGTTGTGCTGATTGGATTGGGTTATATTTTTTACAGTCGACGAGATTTAGCCACATAG